A single region of the Carassius gibelio isolate Cgi1373 ecotype wild population from Czech Republic chromosome A14, carGib1.2-hapl.c, whole genome shotgun sequence genome encodes:
- the atox1 gene encoding copper transport protein ATOX1, which translates to MTTHEFFVDMTCEGCSGAVTRVLQKLDVKFEIDLPNKKVFIESDKGTDVLLETLKKTGKTVTYIGMK; encoded by the exons ATGACG ACTCACGAGTTTTTTGTTGACATGACATGTGAAGGATGCTCTGGTGCGGTCACTCGAGTGCTTCAAAAACTGG ATGTCAAGTTTGAGATTGATCTGCCCAACAAGAAGGTCTTCATTGAGTCAGACAAAGGCACGGATGTCCTTCTAGAAACACTGAAAAAGACTGGGAAAACTGTGACCTACATCGGTATGAAATGA